From a single Fusobacterium ulcerans ATCC 49185 genomic region:
- a CDS encoding sigma-54 interaction domain-containing protein: MDLLNKIKDDISKYAETISQVINIDVEIMSKDLIRIAGTGRLKEKVGLDMTGESHVYEHVLKTGNTEIILSPREEEICQTCPSKYTCTEVLEISTPIMFNSEPIGVIGLICFDEKQKEEFISKKDSYIKFLQQIALFISSRVYEANEKIMIENNNKVLMNIVDRIPDSIIITNEHDKIELINEKGIALFKLTDYEHKLIVSPIKNFLDKKEFSLSYADISHDVVGDIIYFPKNMGRFRTLYIFQESEKFKTYLHQLNYNFSKEFIFNSQEMEAVYSKIRKVTKTTSTVLITGESGTGKEVAAKAIHMNSNRADMPLVAVNCGAIPDTLMESEFFGYVKGAFTGANPKGKVGFFEQADKGTIFLDEIGDMPLSLQVKLLRVLQEKTISPVGSDKIKEIDIRIIAATNKNLEALVAEGKFREDLYYRLNVFPIDIPPLRERPKDIEDLTNFFIAKYSQLFNIPIRRLSNEVMSLFLSYSWPGNIRELKNITEYIINVLEERDLMITVKHLPPKLTNSLNIKEIKTLAEIEKEAIESLLLKYGHSSKDKIKVAKTLDISLATLYRKLKLYGL, from the coding sequence ATGGATTTATTAAATAAAATAAAAGATGATATATCAAAATATGCTGAAACTATTTCTCAAGTAATAAATATAGATGTGGAAATTATGAGCAAAGATCTCATAAGAATAGCTGGTACTGGAAGACTGAAAGAAAAAGTAGGTCTTGATATGACTGGAGAATCTCATGTCTATGAACATGTTTTAAAAACTGGAAATACAGAAATCATTCTCTCTCCAAGAGAAGAGGAAATATGTCAAACCTGTCCTTCGAAATATACCTGTACAGAAGTATTGGAAATTTCTACTCCTATCATGTTTAATTCTGAACCTATTGGTGTTATAGGTTTGATATGTTTTGATGAAAAACAAAAAGAAGAGTTTATTTCAAAAAAAGATTCATATATAAAATTTTTACAGCAGATAGCTTTATTCATAAGTTCCAGAGTATATGAAGCCAATGAAAAAATAATGATAGAAAATAATAATAAAGTTCTTATGAATATAGTTGATAGAATTCCTGATTCTATTATTATAACTAATGAACATGATAAAATCGAGCTTATCAATGAAAAGGGAATAGCTCTTTTTAAACTTACAGACTATGAACATAAACTTATAGTTTCACCTATAAAAAACTTTCTTGATAAAAAAGAATTTTCTCTTTCCTATGCTGACATTTCACATGATGTTGTAGGTGATATAATCTACTTTCCAAAAAATATGGGAAGATTTAGAACCTTGTATATATTTCAGGAATCTGAAAAATTTAAAACATATCTCCATCAATTAAACTATAATTTTTCTAAAGAGTTTATTTTTAATTCTCAGGAAATGGAAGCTGTATATTCAAAAATAAGAAAAGTTACCAAAACAACATCAACTGTTCTCATTACAGGAGAAAGTGGAACTGGAAAAGAAGTGGCTGCAAAAGCTATTCATATGAACAGCAACAGGGCTGATATGCCCCTTGTTGCAGTCAATTGTGGAGCCATTCCAGATACTCTTATGGAAAGTGAATTTTTTGGCTATGTAAAGGGAGCTTTTACAGGAGCAAATCCGAAAGGGAAAGTTGGATTTTTTGAGCAGGCTGATAAAGGAACTATATTTTTAGATGAAATTGGTGATATGCCCTTATCTCTTCAAGTAAAACTTTTAAGAGTGCTTCAAGAAAAAACTATCTCTCCTGTTGGTTCTGATAAAATAAAAGAAATAGATATAAGAATTATTGCTGCTACCAATAAAAATTTAGAAGCTCTTGTTGCTGAAGGTAAATTCAGAGAAGATCTCTATTATAGATTAAATGTTTTTCCAATAGATATTCCTCCATTGAGAGAAAGACCCAAAGATATAGAAGATTTAACGAATTTCTTCATTGCTAAATATTCTCAGCTTTTCAATATTCCTATAAGAAGGCTTTCTAATGAAGTGATGTCTCTTTTCCTTTCTTACAGCTGGCCTGGAAATATAAGAGAACTGAAAAATATAACAGAATATATAATAAATGTACTGGAAGAAAGAGATTTAATGATAACTGTGAAACACTTACCACCAAAACTCACAAATTCTCTTAATATAAAGGAAATAAAAACTTTGGCTGAAATAGAAAAAGAAGCTATTGAAAGCCTTCTCTTAAAATATGGACATTCATCTAAAGATAAAATTAAAGTAGCTAAAACATTGGATATAAGCCTTGCTACTCTTTATAGAAAATTAAAATTATATGGTCTATAA
- a CDS encoding YgeY family selenium metabolism-linked hydrolase: MLTNERKEQIVEVLQNLIQRRSYSGEEKEVAEYIKKLCLEVGYDTVHIDKYGNVIGSVKGKYEGPKVLMDGHIDTVPVDEEKWTKKPFAGNIEDGKLYGRGTTDMKGAVCAMLLAGAYLAQDLKKEFAGEIFIAGVVHEECFEGVAAREISKYVKPDYVIIGEASQLNLKIGQRGRGEIVVETFGKPAHSANPEKGINAVYKMMKIIENIQKLPMTHHDTLGYGILELTDVKSSPYPGASVVPDYCRATYDRRLLVGETPESVLAPIQKLLDEMSKEDDTLKAKVSYAKGVEKCWTGATIEGERFFPGWLFEEKDEYVQKALKALKEIGQTPTITHYNFCTNGSHYAGEAGIKTIGYGPSRENLAHTIDEYIELDSLYNVTEGYYAILKAYLAK, from the coding sequence ATGTTGACTAATGAAAGAAAAGAACAGATAGTAGAAGTACTTCAAAACCTTATTCAAAGAAGAAGTTATTCAGGAGAAGAGAAAGAAGTAGCAGAATATATTAAAAAGTTATGTCTTGAAGTAGGATATGATACTGTACATATAGATAAATATGGAAATGTTATTGGTTCTGTAAAGGGAAAATATGAAGGACCAAAAGTACTTATGGATGGTCATATAGATACTGTTCCAGTAGATGAGGAAAAATGGACTAAGAAGCCTTTTGCTGGAAATATAGAAGATGGCAAACTATATGGTAGAGGAACTACTGATATGAAGGGTGCTGTGTGCGCAATGCTTTTAGCAGGGGCATATTTAGCTCAAGACCTAAAAAAAGAATTCGCTGGAGAAATATTCATAGCTGGTGTAGTTCATGAAGAGTGTTTTGAAGGAGTAGCAGCAAGAGAAATCAGCAAATATGTAAAACCTGATTATGTAATAATAGGAGAAGCTTCTCAGCTTAACCTTAAAATAGGGCAAAGAGGAAGAGGGGAAATAGTAGTAGAAACTTTTGGAAAACCAGCTCACTCAGCTAACCCTGAAAAAGGAATAAATGCAGTATATAAAATGATGAAGATAATTGAAAATATTCAAAAACTTCCAATGACTCATCATGATACATTAGGATATGGAATACTTGAATTAACAGATGTAAAATCATCTCCATACCCAGGAGCATCAGTAGTACCTGATTACTGCAGAGCAACTTATGACAGAAGACTTTTAGTAGGAGAAACTCCTGAAAGTGTACTAGCACCTATTCAAAAACTATTAGATGAAATGTCAAAAGAAGATGACACTCTCAAAGCAAAAGTATCATATGCAAAAGGAGTGGAAAAATGCTGGACAGGAGCAACAATAGAAGGAGAAAGATTCTTCCCAGGATGGCTGTTTGAAGAAAAAGATGAATATGTACAAAAAGCATTGAAAGCTTTAAAAGAAATAGGACAGACTCCTACAATCACTCATTATAATTTCTGTACAAATGGATCTCATTATGCAGGAGAAGCAGGAATAAAAACAATAGGATATGGACCATCAAGAGAAAACTTAGCACATACAATAGATGAATACATAGAACTAGATAGTCTATATAATGTAACTGAAGGATATTATGCAATTTTAAAAGCTTATTTGGCAAAGTAG
- the dpaL gene encoding diaminopropionate ammonia-lyase: MELLKWVHNKKSRDAEYKKSELSGFSSEEMKEVYNFHKSLPDYRATPLVDLKTLASYYGVKKVWLKDESKRFGLNAFKVLGGSYAIGKYLSKKLNRDMKNLPFNVLISDEVKKQLGDVTFVTATDGNHGRGVAWMAARLRQKSVVYMPKGSAQMRFDAIAREGADVSITDLNYDDAVRLANKGAQDHGWIMVQDTAWDGYEEIPLWIMQGYSTIINEVVEQLEAAKEEKPTHVFLQAGVGSFAGAVQGYLAHLYGDDRPVTVICEPHGANCIYKSMEADDGNPHNVTGDLTTIMAGLACGEPNTISWKILRDNADFSVSCDDQVAARGMRVLSSPLGNDARVISGESGAVGLGLFTILSEKKEEYKELMNELKIDENSRILCISTEGDTDVEGFKNVVWNGAYPNK, translated from the coding sequence TTGGAACTATTAAAATGGGTACATAATAAAAAAAGCAGAGATGCTGAATATAAAAAATCTGAACTTTCAGGATTTAGCTCTGAAGAAATGAAAGAGGTTTACAACTTTCATAAAAGTCTCCCTGACTATCGTGCTACTCCTTTAGTTGATTTGAAAACTCTTGCTTCATACTATGGGGTTAAAAAAGTATGGCTGAAAGACGAATCTAAAAGATTTGGGCTTAATGCTTTCAAAGTACTTGGAGGTTCATATGCTATTGGTAAATATCTAAGTAAAAAACTTAATAGAGATATGAAGAATCTTCCTTTTAATGTTCTTATCTCTGATGAAGTAAAAAAACAGCTTGGAGATGTTACTTTTGTTACTGCTACTGATGGTAATCATGGTAGAGGTGTAGCATGGATGGCTGCAAGACTTAGACAAAAATCTGTTGTATATATGCCTAAAGGTTCTGCTCAAATGAGATTTGATGCAATAGCCAGAGAAGGAGCAGATGTAAGTATAACTGATCTTAACTATGATGATGCTGTAAGACTTGCTAACAAAGGTGCGCAGGATCATGGTTGGATAATGGTACAAGATACTGCATGGGACGGATATGAAGAGATACCTCTATGGATAATGCAGGGATATTCAACAATAATAAATGAGGTTGTAGAACAGCTTGAAGCAGCTAAAGAAGAAAAACCGACTCATGTATTTCTCCAAGCTGGAGTAGGATCATTTGCAGGAGCAGTACAGGGATATTTAGCTCATCTTTATGGAGATGACAGACCAGTAACAGTTATTTGTGAACCTCATGGAGCTAACTGCATATATAAATCTATGGAAGCTGATGATGGAAATCCTCATAATGTAACTGGAGATCTTACTACTATAATGGCTGGCCTTGCTTGTGGAGAGCCAAATACTATCAGCTGGAAAATATTAAGAGATAATGCAGATTTCTCTGTGTCATGTGATGACCAGGTTGCAGCTAGAGGAATGAGAGTACTTTCAAGTCCTCTTGGAAATGATGCAAGAGTTATCTCTGGAGAATCTGGAGCTGTAGGGTTAGGACTGTTTACTATTCTTTCAGAAAAGAAAGAAGAATACAAAGAACTTATGAATGAACTTAAAATTGATGAAAACTCAAGAATATTATGTATCAGCACTGAAGGAGATACAGATGTAGAAGGGTTCAAAAATGTGGTGTGGAATGGAGCTTATCCAAATAAATAA